CACCCTTACTCCCATGCACGAATGCCTGCTCAAGAAGGCTGGGGAGCAAGGCCATGCCTTCACTTTTGACATTGAGACTAACCTTCCCTGCTCAGTCACACTCCAGCCAGGACCAGACGATACTGGGAAGGTTAGAGCCTCGTCATGCTTATAGTTCACCCCAAATCCCatgatacattatatttatgttgACATTCTTGTGTGCGGCTAGGCTTGTGGCGTGGACTTTGAAGTCAAGACCTACATCGCTGATGTGGAAGACCCCGAAGAGAAGCTTGATAAGAAGTGAGCAGCCATTCTAAGCCTTGTCTTGTTTAATGAAAAACTACACAGGCATAAAACGAAACAATCCCAACATCCGAAAACAACTGCTTCTTTCTGGCAGTCTTTTTACATCTCCACCAACCTGTCTCCTTCTGTACTTTTTGCTACTCTTCCTGCCTTCTTTGTAGAGACACTGCCCGTCTGATAATCCGTAAAATCCAGTTTGCTCCAGATGCTACTGGAGGCCCTGGGCCCAAGGCAGACATCTGTAAGAGTTTCATGATGTCTGACAAGCCAGTCCACCTGGAGGCCAGTCTGGATAAGGAGGTGAGTCCACTTCTACAGACTAGAGTCCTGTAGCAACAGTGATGTAATTTGTTATGAAAAGGGgatgcaaaatgttttgttttttttctcttaccGATATCAGATCTACTACCATGGAGATCCGATCAAGGTCCACGTCAAAGTCAATAATGAAACTTCAAAAACTGTGACCAAAATTAAGGTCACAGGTGAGTTTATTACAACTGACAGTCAATGTGAGAATGGAAATAATCTACTCAATTCGGTAACAGTGGGCTCTTTCTTCTAGTTGACCAGACAACGGATGTGGTGCTCTACTCAGCAGACAAATACACCAAAACTGTACTTAGTCAAGAGTTTGGGTAAGAAAGAAACCCATTCCAAGGCAACCTattcctcatcctcatctttGGTGCTTCTTTCCTGATCATTCTTTCTCTAACATCTCCAATGTTCTCTTACAGAGAGACAATTAATGCCAATAGCACATTTGAAGGGTCCCTCGCCATCACCCCTCTACTTGTAGAAAACAAGGAGAAGCGTGGTCTGGCCCTGGACGGCAGACTGAAAGACGAGGACACAAACCTGGCATCCAACACTATGTGAGTCTACATTTTTGTATCATTCACAATCTAAACTACCTGAGTACATCACTCACTGTCATCTCCTTTCACCCACAATCAGTATCAGACCCGGTATGGATAAAGAAGTGCTGGGAATCTTGGTCTCCTACAAAATCAAGGTCAACTTGATGGTGTCTTCTGGAGGGTAAGGTTTAGCGTCATCAAGTCTTTCCTTGGATACCAGTGCAGAgattaatttttatttgaaccaatattgttgtttttttaccttGATTCAGCTTGTTGGGTGGTCTCACAGCCAGTGATGTACAGGTGGAGCTCCCTCTGATCCTGATGAACCCCAAACCCCAAGGTAAACTAACAGTTTGAATAATAGGATCTATTATGAACCATTTGAACTGAAACCGATGTAGTGATGGTGAAATGACTCTTTACTCATTCAAAGCTGTTTTGTTATTCCATTTTTTGCTAATGTAATCTTTCAATTCTTTTTGCTTCTAACAAACCCTGGTAAATGAGCAGACGTGtaagtataaaataaaatcccaGGTTtagtaaatgtacatttaaatacgTGCCTCAGAATCAAAATGTAAAGTTTGTAACATGTATTACGAATTTGATTTGTAACATAAATAATTCAGCAGGTCATTTTTTACATAGTACACAATTTGATTGCATTGTACACGAAAAATAAGGTATTGCTTTAGCTCGTGAGCACTACTTCAAAAAAGCTAGTGgctgaaattattaaaaaaaagagtgCAACTTCAAACTTAATTTTGGACTTCTTTTGGAATGGTTCATGAGCTTTTGTTGTTCTTATGTTTCCTTTATGATCTACAGAGGCCTCCCGGAGTAGAAACTCTTAAAGTGAAGGTGAGATTCTATCTGATAGACTTTTAGACTCCAATGAACAACACACGTCTTTTATGTGAATTACCTGTTCATTAGAATGAAGCAGCATTTTAGTTTTACATTCCGATATTGTCCAATACTGGCCAAAAATACGGGATCGGGTGTTGGCGCTAGTCtatgtaataatacattttaataacaacGTGCATAAAACACCTCGTAAGTTGTTGATGATGGGCAGACCAGAAACATGCCGGCCATGCTTAGTGAACTTCATACCAATAACAATTACATCTGCAGTCTGGAATTACTTTATATTTGAAACAGCCACTAGCAAAACTAGTAGTTGCAAATGTTGCAAAGGAAGTGTTTCAACGGTTGACAGTAGAGAACTTTAGGCTAGCTAGTCGGCTAACGCTAGCTAAGTTGACTACGGTTGGTTGATGCTAGTTAACACCAAAGTTAGCACCAGGCAAAATCAATTTTAACTGAGGTTTATAATCTAGAAATCCATTCATAGTTAAATAGCAAGCGCTACCTGTTTGGTGTTGTACGGACTTTccttttaatttcattttcaatcTCCTAAAGAGCCTAACATTAGTGCCACTTCGATCACGTTGTAATtggacaacaacaagccaaatGTGGCAGTTCACGTGGAATTTCATGATTTTAATCAAATACTGATAAGAAAATGCTTTTAGGAAAATTGTCAGTTTATCAATGCCTAGTTTTCATTGCAGTGACTTATTTGTCCAATACATATTCACGTTCCCATTTCACATTTCTATAGAATTTCCACAAATGTCTTGCTTTTCCTGGGAGTGTCttttcacacattttaatagactctctgtgtaccagcgtagtgaggaactttcgcttttgtctagaagtcggtattgcagtttccggtttacttactaatactcatccgcattaccataccataccataccatcttcttccgcttatccggggccgggtcgcgggggcagcagtctaagcagggatgcccagacttccctctccccagacacttcctccagctcttccggggggacaccgaggcgttcccaggccagccgggagacatagtccctccagcgtgtcctaggtcttccccggggtctcctcccggtgggacgggaccggaacaccttcctaggaaggcgttccggaggcttccgaaaaagatgcccaagccacctcagctgacccctctcga
This genomic window from Esox lucius isolate fEsoLuc1 chromosome 7, fEsoLuc1.pri, whole genome shotgun sequence contains:
- the arr3a gene encoding arrestin 3a, retinal (X-arrestin) produces the protein MAKVYKKTSGNGALTLYLGKRDYVDHVQQVDPVEGVVKIDPSELGGKKVFVQLCCAFRYGREDLDVIGLSFRKDIWIKHIQLYPEAGHKPTLTPMHECLLKKAGEQGHAFTFDIETNLPCSVTLQPGPDDTGKACGVDFEVKTYIADVEDPEEKLDKKDTARLIIRKIQFAPDATGGPGPKADICKSFMMSDKPVHLEASLDKEIYYHGDPIKVHVKVNNETSKTVTKIKVTVDQTTDVVLYSADKYTKTVLSQEFGETINANSTFEGSLAITPLLVENKEKRGLALDGRLKDEDTNLASNTIIRPGMDKEVLGILVSYKIKVNLMVSSGGLLGGLTASDVQVELPLILMNPKPQDVGLPE